In Mycteria americana isolate JAX WOST 10 ecotype Jacksonville Zoo and Gardens chromosome 27, USCA_MyAme_1.0, whole genome shotgun sequence, a genomic segment contains:
- the ZBTB45 gene encoding zinc finger and BTB domain-containing protein 45 translates to MAEAVHYIHLQNFSRSLLETLNGQRLGGHFCDVTVRIREATLRAHRCVLAAGSPFFHDKLLLGHSAIEVPPVVPSGAVRQLVEFMYSGCLVVAQSEALQILTAASILQIKTVIDECTQIISQSRGPKALPPARPPRPEAAPAPADPRHKPLPVPAPPEPDVRFGPAEPAPSCHSRKQRQPLRLQLPVKEEEEEEEEGGGTAGGEEGFAPLPFAAEEPPFFGAPEVFTDAFLPPWPGEEGGKFGPDCSLEALGRAPAFGAKAVTGGNGFGFAPPPPPPPLYEGGAEGGLSGGGVPPAPEVPQPGPSRCPEPSYQCGHCQKTFSSRKNYTKHMFIHSGEKPHQCSICWRSFSLRDYLLKHMVTHTGVRAFQCGVCCKRFTQKSSLNVHMRTHRPERFQCRLCTKGFSHRTLLERHAAATHPVPPPGPPPGPPPPEAGLTTWPGTEAAGAGPTHTA, encoded by the exons ATGGCGGAGGCGGTCCACTACATCCACCTCCAGAACTTCAGCCGCTCGCTCCTGGAGACCCTCAACGGGCAACGCTTGGGCGGCCACTTCTGCGACGTGACCGTTCGCATCCGGGAGGCCACCCTACGGGCCCACCGCTGCGTCCTGGCCGCCGGCAGCCCCTTCTTCCACGACAAGCTGCTGTTGGGTCACTCGGCCATCGAGGTGCCACCCGTCGTCCCCAGCGGAGCCGTGCGGCAGCTGGTGGAGTTCATGTACAGCGGTTGCTTGGTGGTGGCCCAGTCGGAAGCTCTCCAGATCCTCACCGCCGCCTCCATCCTCCAGATCAAGACGGTCATCGACGAGTGCACCCAGATCATCTCCCAGAGCCGCGGTCCCaaggcgctgccccccgcccgcccgccccgccccgaggccgccccggcgcccgccgaCCCCCGCCACAAGCCTCTGCCGGTGCCGGCACCGCCGGAGCCCGACGTCCGCTTCGGTCCAGCCGAGCCGGCGCCGAGCTGCCACAGCCGCAAGCAGCGCCAACCGCTGCGGCTCCAGCTGCCGgtcaaggaggaggaagaggaggaggaggaaggggggggcaCCGCGGGCGGTGAGGAAGGCTTCGCCCCCCTGCCCTTCGCCGCTGAGGAGCCCCCATTTTTCGGCGCCCCCGAGGTCTTCACCGACGCCTTCCTGCCCCCCTGGCCCGGCGAGGAGGGCGGCAAGTTCGGGCCCGACTGCAGCCTGGAGGCGCTGGGCCGGGCGCCGGCGTTCGGGGCCAAGGCGGTGACGGGGGGCAACGGTTTTGGCttcgcgccgccgccgccgccgccgccgctctacgaggggggcgcggagggggggctgagcggggggggcgtccccccggcccccgaggtgccccagcccggcccctcgCGGTGCCCCGAGCCCTCCTACCAGTGCGGCCACTGCCAGAAGACCTTCAGCTCCCGCAAGAACTACACCAAACACATGTTCATCCACTCCG GCGAGAAGCCCCACCAGTGCTCCATCTGCTGGCGCTCCTTCTCACTCCGTGACTACCTGCTGAAGCACATGGTGACCCACACGGGTGTCCGCGCCTTCCAGTGCGGTGTCTGCTGCAAACGCTTCACCCAGAAGAGCTCCCTCAACGTCCACATGCGCACCCACCGCCCCGAGCGCTTCCAGTGCCGCCTCTGCACCAAGGGCTTTTCCCACCGCACCCTCCTTGAGCGCCACGCCGCTGCCACCCACCCCGTGCCACCGCCGGGACCACCGCCAGGGCCGCCACCACCTGAAGCCGGGCTGACAACGTGGCCAGGCACCGAGGCTGCGGGTGCCGGCCCCACTCACACGGCATAA